The window TTCGCGCCAAGTTTAGCAAGCAACTACTTCATCCTCGTTATTGGTTAACGTGGTTTGGGCTAGGCGTTTGGTATATTATCGTTTTGCTTCCTTATCCTATACTTTACCAGCTAGGTAAAGGGTTAGGACTACTCGCTAGTAAAATAATGACAAAACGGTTATCAACAGCGAGACAAAATATAAAACTCTGCTTTCCTGATATGTCAAAATCAGAACAAGAACAACTATTACGAGATAATTTTATATCAACTGGAATGGCGGTTTTTGAAACAGGTATGGCTTGGTTTTGGTCAAATAGAAGACTAAAAAAATATTGTAAGATTATTGGTGATGAATATATCACACAAAAACAACAGGCCGGACAAGGTGTTCTACTGATCGGTGTTCACTTTTTGACTCTTGAACTTGGAGCAAGAATACTGGGTATGAGCCACCCAGGAGTTGGTGTTTATCGTCCTAATGATAATCTGGTCATGGATTATGTACAATTAAAAGGGCGAT is drawn from Orbaceae bacterium BiB and contains these coding sequences:
- a CDS encoding Kdo(2)-lipid IV(A) acyltransferase gives rise to the protein MSSNQEIRAKFSKQLLHPRYWLTWFGLGVWYIIVLLPYPILYQLGKGLGLLASKIMTKRLSTARQNIKLCFPDMSKSEQEQLLRDNFISTGMAVFETGMAWFWSNRRLKKYCKIIGDEYITQKQQAGQGVLLIGVHFLTLELGARILGMSHPGVGVYRPNDNLVMDYVQLKGRLKSNKYMLDRYNTKGMIRALKKGELVWYAPDHDYGPKNSVFAPFFAVEKAATTIGTSILVKLAQPAIIPFTPKREPKGQYTVSVTPPLEDYPYNDEYAAATFMNKVVEQQILQAPEQYMWLHRRFKTRPEGEPSLYSDKVQND